The genomic segment TGCGAAGATCCGGTCATGTTCCATGCACCGCCGCCATTCGTGCGGAATAAGAACAACGAAGTGGTGTCGGTCAGCAAGTCCACATCGCGTGCCTATACGAACACGATGAGCGACGCGATCTATGACGCGATGCACCGTGATTCCAAGGTCTGTGTGCTGACGGCGGCCATGTGCGAAGGAAACAAGCTCGGCCGGGTCCGTCAGGAATTCCCCGATCGTTTCTTCGATACGGGCATCTGCGAAGCGCACACTGTTGCGTTTGCCGGCGGAATGGCGAAGAGTGGTCTGCGGCCGATTGTCAACATTTACAGCACATTCTTGCAACGTAGTTTCGACCACATCTTTCAGGAAGTCGCGCTGCAGAACCTGCCCGTCACGTTCTGTCTCGATCGCGGCGGTCTGGCCGGTCCGGATGGACCGACACATCACGGCGTGTTCGACAACAGCTATATGCGAATCTTCCCGAATATGACGGTGATGGCACCTGGTGACGAACTTGACGTCGCCCCAATGTTGGATTTCGCGCTCGCCCACAACGGGCCGACGTCGATTCGGTATCCCAAGGCCAATGTCGAGCATGTCGAACGACCGGAAGCACCGATCGAGCTCGGTAAAGCCGAAGTCTGGCGCTGGGGCGAAGACGGGATGTTCATTGCCTTCGGTTCAATGTTTACGACCTGTGTCGCCGCCGCCGAGCGTCTGCGAGTCGAAGAGGGGTTGGACGTGGGCGTCATCAATGCCCGCTTTGCCAAGCCGATCGATCGTGCCACAATTTTCCGCGCGATGGAAGAAACGGCATTCCAGATTACCGTCGAAGAAAATACCGTCTGCGGTGGTTTCGGTTCGGCCGTCCTGGAAGCGTGCAATGCGGCAGGCGTCAGCACGGCCAATTTGAAGGTGCTCGGAATTCCCGATCGCTTCATTGAGCACGGTGAACGCGACGAGCTGCTGGCAGACATTGGTTTGGACGTCGATAGCCTGATGGCAACGGCCGTTGCCATGTCCGATCGAGGAACGCTGGTCGAATAAGATGGATCAAGGGATGTTTGAATGGTTGCTGCGTGGGACGCGGCAACTTTCAAGCAAAGTGCCATTCGGACACGGTAGGCTTTGAACGCGTTTTGGTTTGAACAGCGTGCAAAAAGGATGTTGGCCATGTTTCAAGCGTTTCGTTGGCCGTCGATTGTGACAAGCGTGGTGCTGGTGATGGCCTCGGCCGTCGCACAATCCGACGACAAATATAAACTTGAAGAACCGGTCGATGACATCCGCGTGTTTGGTGTCGGCACGCGCGTCGATGTTTCGGGTAAGGTCCAGCCGGTTCCCAAGGGTGTCCAGCTTGCGCAGACCGTTTCCGCCGTGATTTCGTATCGCGAGCGTCGAATGCTGGGGCCAGGCAGCGAAGCGGAAGCCTTTCGCTCGGTTCGCGAGTATGAAACCGCGCAGGCGGATACCGATTTCGACGGCAATAAAAGTCAGATGCGGCTTCCCGATTCCTTGATGTTGATGGTCGCGCAGGGACGCCACGAAGGGGTCGAATTGCGTTCGATTCAAGGTTTGCTGACCTCGGACGAACTGGATTTGATTCGCTCGCCCGCCGACAGCCTGGCATTGATCGCGTTGTTGCCGCCCAACGAAGTTGCGGTCGGCGACAAGTGGACCGTGCCGAGTTGGGCCTTTCAGATGCTGACAGCTCTGGATGCGATCGCCAAAGGTGAGTTGGTTTGTACGCTCGATTCGGTCGACAAGGGAATTGCCAAAA from the Schlesneria paludicola DSM 18645 genome contains:
- the dxs gene encoding 1-deoxy-D-xylulose-5-phosphate synthase, which translates into the protein MKFELLPRIHSPAELRGLTDQQLVQLGDEIREALCNVVQERSAHFASNLGVVELCLALHLVYDFSKDRLIWDTGHQIYPHKLITGRFDRFSTIRTKGGLMGFPNPNESPFDLFMTGHAGASVSTVLGMKAGDDLLGQSGRKSVAVIGDGALPSGVVFEAMNNAAELKKDLLVILNDNEMGICPRVGGLAKYLDKARTAPFYNGLKRDVNWLLNKLPVVGKPSRDAIGQIKDALKGFLHGGMLFEEMGFRYIGPVDGHDLFALRSTLEMVKEVSGPVLLHVFTKKGHGFEPACEDPVMFHAPPPFVRNKNNEVVSVSKSTSRAYTNTMSDAIYDAMHRDSKVCVLTAAMCEGNKLGRVRQEFPDRFFDTGICEAHTVAFAGGMAKSGLRPIVNIYSTFLQRSFDHIFQEVALQNLPVTFCLDRGGLAGPDGPTHHGVFDNSYMRIFPNMTVMAPGDELDVAPMLDFALAHNGPTSIRYPKANVEHVERPEAPIELGKAEVWRWGEDGMFIAFGSMFTTCVAAAERLRVEEGLDVGVINARFAKPIDRATIFRAMEETAFQITVEENTVCGGFGSAVLEACNAAGVSTANLKVLGIPDRFIEHGERDELLADIGLDVDSLMATAVAMSDRGTLVE